The following is a genomic window from Planctomycetota bacterium.
CTGGACCGATCCGTCCTGGCCGCCGCCCGCCGAACGAAACTCCTCCGGAGCGACCCCGACTGGGAAACGAACCTCCATGGAGTTGTGCACATGCGCCACTTCTGGCGGGCCGAGGATGTGTCGTTCGAGCCCCCGGGCCGAGAGCCCGTCCGCGTCAACCTGGCCTGCTCGCCCCTCTTCAGCGCCAAGGAGGCGGTCGTGGGCGGCGTGCTGATCGTCGAGGACGTCACGCAGCGGGCCCTGATGGAACGGCGCCTGGCGGTGTCCGAGCGTCTGGCGGGTGTCGGGCGGCTGGCGGCCATGGTCGCCCACGAAATCAATAACCCGCTGGACGGGATCATGCGCCTGGTAAACCTGGCCCGCCGCGCCGAGGCCGAGAATGAGGACCCGCGGGCCGAAAAGTACCTCGCCGAGGCCGACAAGGGCCTGCTGAGGCTGGCGGCGATCGTACGCGACTTGCTGGCTTTCTCGCAGAGCGCCACGCAGGTCGTCGAACCCATGCCCATCCGCGACCTGCTCGTCGAGGCGGCCGAGGCCATGAAGCCCGCCGCCGAAAAGGCCGCCGTCCGCATCGACGTCTCCTGCGCCGACGACGTGCCTCCGGTGAAGAGCGGCACGCTGTATCACGTTGTCCTGAACCTCGTGAAGAACGCCGTCGAGGCCATGCCCGACGGCGGGCGCGTCACCGTGGCGGCCCGCGCGGAGCCCCAGGGTCTCGTGGTCGAAGTGGCCGACACGGGGCCCGGCATCCCGCCCGAAGCGCTGGCGAAAATCTTCGAGCCTTTCTACTCGCACAAGGCGAAAGGGAAGGGCACCGGCCTCGGACTGGTGATCTCGAAGGACCTCGTGGAAAAGCAGGGGGGGACCCTCGAGGCCGCCAACCGTCCCGAAGGAGGCGCCCTTTTCACCCTGCGCGTCCCGCTCCTCGCCGCCAGGCCGAGGGACCGCCGCTGACGCCGTAGCCGGAAAGGAGAAGGCTTGTGGCGAAGGCAAGAATCCTGATAGTGGACGACGACGAACTGATCCTGACGAGCCTGGCGGAACTGCTGAGGCTCGA
Proteins encoded in this region:
- a CDS encoding ATP-binding protein produces the protein MAKSKRISDGAASCRPKADDLSLLADLAAALPAAESPEALQQTVLEEVLDLLACRSGAVWLWEKEKRLRKGVALGRAKTLSPEGLLGAEPVLNVLLHERRPLALEDPGLTLGDELAGWQGLAIAPLVAGDKSLGFLLVGDCRDGCTFTPAHLAILELGANLLAFALDTRLVFAEFRSEMERRMAEAAGELKRAGAELARLKTFNEDLFQSAPVGIIVFDRDFRVTFRNAAAERLWPLDRSVLAAARRTKLLRSDPDWETNLHGVVHMRHFWRAEDVSFEPPGREPVRVNLACSPLFSAKEAVVGGVLIVEDVTQRALMERRLAVSERLAGVGRLAAMVAHEINNPLDGIMRLVNLARRAEAENEDPRAEKYLAEADKGLLRLAAIVRDLLAFSQSATQVVEPMPIRDLLVEAAEAMKPAAEKAAVRIDVSCADDVPPVKSGTLYHVVLNLVKNAVEAMPDGGRVTVAARAEPQGLVVEVADTGPGIPPEALAKIFEPFYSHKAKGKGTGLGLVISKDLVEKQGGTLEAANRPEGGALFTLRVPLLAARPRDRR